In Rosa chinensis cultivar Old Blush chromosome 1, RchiOBHm-V2, whole genome shotgun sequence, a genomic segment contains:
- the LOC112167291 gene encoding putative nuclease HARBI1, giving the protein MAKSTAIEALKRFTRGIINLYSVEYLQAPTPADLRRLLAKAERRGFPGMIGSIDCMHWQWKNCPTGWAGEYSGRKRVPTIILEAVASYDTWIWHAFFGMPGSSNDLNVLAKSPLFNELTAGRAPQIQIQVNKRIHNLIYYLADGIYPQWATFMKSIPRPTRPKDLKFSQAQEGYRKDVERCFGILQSRFNTSC; this is encoded by the coding sequence ATGGCGAAATCTACCGCCATCGAGGCTCTGAAACGATTTACAAGAGGAATCATTAATCTGTACTCGGTAGAATACCTCCAGGCTCCTACTCCAGCTGACCTCAGAAGACTTCTCGCCAAAGCTGAGAGAAGAGGTTTTCCTGGGATGATTGGAAGCATCGACTGCATGcattggcaatggaagaattgtccAACAGGTTGGGCTGGAGAATACAGCGGTCGAAAACGTGTGCCCACTATCATCCTCGAAGCAGTCGCTTCTTATGACACATGGATATGGCATGCCTTCTTTGGAATGCCTGGATCAAGCAACGACCTCAACGTGCTTGCTAAGTCCCCGTTGTTTAACGAGCTCACTGCTGGTCGAGCTCCTCAGATCCAAATTCAAGTGAATAAAAGAATTCACAATTTAATATACTATCTCGCTGATGGTATCTACCCGCAATGGGCGACATTCATGAAATCAATTCCAAGGCCTACACGACCCAAGGATCTGAAGTTTTCCCAGGCTCAAGAGGGGTACAGGAAGGATGTTGAAAGATGTTTCGGTATTTTACAGTCGCGCTTTAATACATCATGTTGA